The Rouxiella sp. WC2420 region AAGCAGGAAAAGCACAAATTTGCGACCATTACCGCCTACGATGCCAGCTTTGCCCAGCTATTTGCCGAGCAAGGTATTCCCGTAATGCTGATAGGCGATTCGCTGGGAATGGTGGTGCAGGGACAGGATTCTACGCTTCCGGTGACGCTCGAAGATATTGTTTACCATACACGCTGTGTACGTCGTGGTGCGCCAAAAGCGCTGCTGCTTTCTGACCTGCCGTTCATGACTTACGCGACTCCAGAACAAACCTTTCACAGCGCAGCACAATTGATGCGCGCCGGGGCCAATATGGTCAAGCTCGAGGGTGGAAGCTGGCTGTGTGAAACCGTGTCCATGCTAACCGAACGTGCTGTGCCGGTTTGCGGGCATTTGGGCCTGACGCCACAGTCGGTTAATATCTTCGGCGGTTACAAGGTACAGGGTCGCGGTGAAGCAGCGGCCAATCAGCTGTTACAAGATGCTCTGGCGCTGGAAAAAGCCGGCATGCAGCTGCTGGTACTGGAGTGTGTGCCGGTTGAACTGGCCCGTCGAGTGACGCAGGAGTTAACTATTCCGGTAATTGGTATTGGCGCGGGCAGTGCTACCGACGGCCAGATTCTGGTTATGCACGATGCGTTTGGCATTACCGGTGGACACATCCCGAAATTTGCCAAAGACTTCCTGGCCGAGGCTGGCGACATTCGTGACGCCGTGCGCTTGTACGTCAAAGAGGTCGAGGAAGGCGTGTATCCGGGCCTTGAGCACAGTTTTCAGTAAACAACTGGTCATCCAGATAGAGGCATCATTGTGTTAATCATTGAAACTATCCCGCTGCTGCGTAGAGAGATCCGCTTCTTCAAGCAGAACAACAAGCGCATAGCGCTGGTGCCGACGATGGGCAATTTACATCAAGGCCATATGACGTTAGTGGATGAAGCCAGGGCGCGCGCCGACATTGTTATCGTCAGCATCTTCGTGAACCCGATGCAGTTTGAACGTGCCGACGACCTCGAACGTTATCCTCGAACCCTGCAGGAAGACTGCGAGAAGCTGAATAAACGCGGCGTTGATCTGGTATTCGCACCGATTCCGGCCGAAGTTTATCCGAAAGGTCTGGCTTCGCAGACTCAGGTTGACGTGCCCGGCCTGTCGACCATCCTCGAAGGTGCCAGCCGCCCGGGGCATTTTCGTGGCGTCTCGACCATCGTCAGCAAACTGTTTAACCTGATACAGCCCGATGTCGCCTGTTTTGGTCAGAAAGACTATCAACAGCTGGCGCTGATCCGCGCGTTGGTAGAAGATATGGGCTACGATCTGGAGATTGTTGGCGTACCGACAGTCCGCGCCAAAGACGGTCTGGCGCTCAGTTCGCGCAACGGTTACCTGACCCACGATGAACGTAAAATCGCGCCCAAGCTGGCAAAAATCATGAATCAGCTGGCAACTCGCCTGTCTCAGGGAGAACGCCACGTTGAAGAACTACTGACAGACTGCGCCGAACAACTGCGCGAGGCAGGTTTCACCCCGGACGAACTGTTTATCCGCGATGCCAAAAACCTGCGCGATCTGTCGGTAGACAGCACCTCGGCGGTGATCCTGATGGCCGCATGGCTTGGCAAAGCTCGCCTGATAGACAATCAGGAAGTCGATCTGACCGTCTAAGTAACAAATGAATCCCGCTGAGCTTACTCAAGTAAGTGATGCGGGTGATTGAGAGCAGCCAACAACGCTGTGGCTAAACAAAGTGTTCACCTCGAACTCATTTGAGTCACAGCAAGGCGGCAAACGAATGAATCCCGTTGAGCTTACTCAAGTAAGTGATGCGGGTGAATGAGAGCAGCCAACAACGCTGTGGCTAAACAAAGTGTTCACCTCGAACTCATTTGAGTCACAGCAAGGCGGCAAACGAATGAATCCCGTTGAGCTTACTCAGGTAAGTGATGCGGGTGAATGAGAGCAGCCAACAACGCTGTGGCTAAACAAAGTGTTCACCTCGAACTCATTTGAGTCACAGCAAGGCGGCAAACGAATGAATCCCGTTGAGCTTACTCAAGTAAGTGATGCGGGTGAATGAGAGCAGCCAACAACGCTGTGGCTCAAATGAGGAAGAGGTAGGTTATGGTACGTAATATGCTGCAAGGCAAACTCCACCGAGTCCACGTGACACATGCCGATTTACACTATGAAGGTTCATGCGCCATCGATCAGGACTTTCTCGATGCTTCCGGTATTCTGGAATA contains the following coding sequences:
- the panB gene encoding 3-methyl-2-oxobutanoate hydroxymethyltransferase, translated to MKATTMSQLRQWKQEKHKFATITAYDASFAQLFAEQGIPVMLIGDSLGMVVQGQDSTLPVTLEDIVYHTRCVRRGAPKALLLSDLPFMTYATPEQTFHSAAQLMRAGANMVKLEGGSWLCETVSMLTERAVPVCGHLGLTPQSVNIFGGYKVQGRGEAAANQLLQDALALEKAGMQLLVLECVPVELARRVTQELTIPVIGIGAGSATDGQILVMHDAFGITGGHIPKFAKDFLAEAGDIRDAVRLYVKEVEEGVYPGLEHSFQ
- the panC gene encoding pantoate--beta-alanine ligase; amino-acid sequence: MLIIETIPLLRREIRFFKQNNKRIALVPTMGNLHQGHMTLVDEARARADIVIVSIFVNPMQFERADDLERYPRTLQEDCEKLNKRGVDLVFAPIPAEVYPKGLASQTQVDVPGLSTILEGASRPGHFRGVSTIVSKLFNLIQPDVACFGQKDYQQLALIRALVEDMGYDLEIVGVPTVRAKDGLALSSRNGYLTHDERKIAPKLAKIMNQLATRLSQGERHVEELLTDCAEQLREAGFTPDELFIRDAKNLRDLSVDSTSAVILMAAWLGKARLIDNQEVDLTV